The proteins below come from a single Gimesia alba genomic window:
- a CDS encoding acyltransferase family protein, with protein MKSSSGKYYIGLDHLRAIAAFMVFSWHFIHAAIPFTYAPSFFPFSLINEGHTGVALFMTLSGYLFAKLLDGKKMKYFSFLWNRFFRLAPLLLFVLVVVGIRLYFQGQNISLYCRQILAGVIFPTLPNGGWSIVIEFHFYLILPVLLYLSRKSKYSLGIILCCAILVRLYLYHALGEIQSLAYWTIVGRIDQFLLGMIAFQMRTFFKGRHFLVLSGFIAFSIFYWSFDKSGGFYNNPSYPSNRLIWVYLPTLEGLIYALIIAWYDNSFVHSHGRVSRFVALIGTYSYSIYLLHFFFYRIILFLMIRYIMPVSNFYIAFCFSVLGFLMMVPIAALSYRFIESPFLKLRTKYLIEDQVESTIELQLESGADSVGA; from the coding sequence ATGAAATCGTCATCAGGGAAATATTATATTGGGTTAGACCATCTCAGGGCTATTGCAGCCTTTATGGTGTTTTCATGGCATTTCATCCACGCTGCGATCCCTTTCACTTATGCCCCCTCATTTTTCCCATTTTCATTGATCAATGAGGGACACACGGGGGTTGCCTTATTCATGACACTTAGCGGTTATTTATTTGCTAAGTTACTGGATGGGAAGAAAATGAAATATTTTTCATTTTTGTGGAATCGATTCTTCAGACTCGCTCCCTTGCTGCTGTTTGTGCTTGTCGTTGTTGGAATCCGGCTCTACTTCCAAGGCCAAAATATTTCCCTGTATTGTCGTCAAATTCTTGCTGGTGTCATCTTCCCAACTCTCCCCAATGGAGGTTGGTCAATCGTAATTGAATTTCACTTCTATCTGATTCTGCCAGTTTTATTGTACCTCTCACGTAAGTCCAAGTATTCACTCGGCATCATACTCTGCTGCGCAATTCTGGTTCGATTATACTTGTATCATGCACTTGGTGAAATTCAATCTCTCGCGTACTGGACGATCGTGGGGCGCATTGATCAATTTTTGCTGGGGATGATCGCCTTCCAAATGCGGACTTTTTTTAAAGGACGCCATTTTCTGGTTCTCAGTGGCTTCATTGCCTTTTCCATCTTTTACTGGTCTTTTGATAAATCAGGTGGATTTTATAACAACCCATCCTATCCTTCTAATCGTCTGATCTGGGTCTATTTGCCAACGCTGGAAGGCCTGATTTATGCGTTAATCATTGCCTGGTACGATAATTCTTTCGTGCATAGTCACGGTAGAGTTTCCCGATTTGTTGCGCTGATTGGTACCTATTCCTATTCTATTTATCTGCTACACTTTTTCTTCTACAGAATAATCCTCTTTCTCATGATCAGGTACATCATGCCTGTTTCCAATTTCTATATCGCTTTCTGTTTTTCTGTGTTGGGCTTTTTAATGATGGTTCCCATTGCTGCCCTCAGTTATCGATTTATTGAATCCCCCTTCTTAAAACTGAGGACCAAATATTTAATCGAAGATCAAGTAGAAAGTACGATAGAACTACAGCTGGAAAGTGGAGCAGACAGTGTTGGTGCGTGA
- a CDS encoding phytanoyl-CoA dioxygenase family protein yields the protein MHWEDTIQDYRRQGFVHLPKFYSSEALAEIRAAVERYNRDVVPSVPESDVVYEADGQAIRNCWRMHTHDPFFAQLPAEERLMTLIAALVNGTPLCMGVETFNKPAKVGSGVPPHQDNAYFCQEPPDVLTVWVALDDVTPENGPVQYLAGSHREGLREHTPSGVKGNSFGLAEAVDEASASVALLQKGDILIHHCQTIHFSAPNVSDYPRLGLLMVFRGEHTEDSPEMKDAYHRARALMESSPN from the coding sequence ATGCATTGGGAAGACACAATTCAGGACTACCGCAGACAAGGCTTCGTGCATCTTCCGAAATTCTATTCCTCAGAAGCGCTTGCGGAAATCAGAGCTGCCGTCGAACGCTATAACCGGGACGTCGTTCCCTCGGTTCCCGAGAGTGATGTTGTGTACGAAGCCGATGGCCAGGCGATTCGCAACTGCTGGCGAATGCACACTCACGATCCCTTTTTTGCACAACTCCCGGCGGAAGAACGGCTGATGACTCTGATCGCCGCCCTGGTCAACGGCACGCCCCTTTGTATGGGTGTGGAAACCTTCAACAAGCCGGCGAAGGTCGGCTCGGGCGTGCCCCCGCATCAGGATAACGCCTACTTCTGCCAGGAGCCGCCGGACGTGCTCACTGTCTGGGTTGCGCTGGATGATGTCACGCCGGAAAACGGACCCGTGCAATATCTGGCCGGCTCGCATCGGGAGGGTCTGCGCGAACATACGCCGTCCGGCGTCAAAGGGAATTCATTCGGGCTGGCGGAAGCCGTCGATGAAGCCAGCGCCTCCGTCGCGCTGTTACAGAAAGGGGATATTCTGATTCATCACTGCCAGACCATTCATTTCAGCGCCCCGAATGTGAGTGACTATCCACGGCTGGGGTTGCTGATGGTCTTTCGAGGCGAACACACCGAGGACTCTCCCGAGATGAAAGACGCCTATCACCGGGCGCGGGCTCTGATGGAATCGAGCCCGAATTGA
- a CDS encoding cell division protein FtsQ/DivIB codes for MSPKKPKKKRPVKKKVEEIEEEFEDEEEELEEEASLLSPSTLLHALFRPKVLLALAVIVSGLFFFPKLKQQIPDLSQREEYQIATKDLSLIPAPPHYVPIDIVDQVIKRGPLPEQVSLLDQGLVLKVAEAFEKHPWVQKVVSVRKTNTVEVEVIFRKPAAMVEGKQGLFPVDNEGVLLPPEDFSVSDARRYPVITGIQSMPAGAPGTSWGDLTVTGAAQLAEALGPHWKELEMVSIEAPPRTTAVLSLDDLIYRLITAGGSEIVWGRSPKSQRRGELRVDQKIGKLEKYYRDYGGFDRPHGPYEIDIRHWQEISRRPLRQQSRRRTLMRR; via the coding sequence ATGAGCCCAAAAAAACCGAAAAAAAAACGGCCTGTGAAAAAGAAGGTCGAAGAGATCGAGGAAGAATTCGAGGACGAAGAGGAAGAGCTCGAAGAAGAAGCCTCTCTGCTAAGCCCCTCGACTCTGCTTCACGCGCTGTTCCGCCCCAAGGTGTTACTGGCGCTGGCAGTGATCGTTTCGGGACTGTTTTTCTTTCCCAAACTCAAACAGCAGATTCCCGATTTATCACAGCGCGAAGAATATCAGATTGCCACCAAAGATCTCTCGCTGATTCCGGCACCGCCCCACTATGTGCCGATTGATATCGTCGATCAGGTCATCAAACGGGGGCCCCTGCCGGAGCAGGTCTCTCTGCTGGATCAGGGGCTTGTTCTGAAAGTCGCCGAAGCATTCGAGAAACACCCCTGGGTGCAAAAAGTGGTTTCGGTGCGCAAGACCAATACGGTCGAAGTGGAAGTCATCTTCCGCAAACCGGCCGCGATGGTCGAAGGCAAGCAGGGACTGTTCCCGGTAGACAATGAAGGCGTGCTGTTGCCCCCCGAAGATTTTTCCGTCTCCGATGCCCGGCGGTATCCGGTGATTACGGGAATTCAATCGATGCCCGCAGGGGCTCCGGGAACTTCCTGGGGTGATCTGACGGTGACGGGCGCTGCACAGCTGGCAGAAGCACTCGGGCCGCACTGGAAAGAGCTTGAGATGGTTTCCATCGAAGCCCCACCCCGCACGACGGCCGTACTGTCACTGGACGATCTGATTTACCGCTTGATAACAGCCGGCGGTTCGGAAATTGTCTGGGGTCGCTCACCAAAAAGCCAACGCCGCGGCGAATTACGCGTCGATCAGAAAATCGGCAAGCTGGAAAAATATTACCGCGACTACGGCGGCTTTGATCGTCCGCACGGCCCGTATGAAATCGACATCCGCCACTGGCAGGAAATCTCCCGCCGCCCACTTCGCCAGCAGAGCCGACGCCGCACGCTGATGCGTCGCTGA
- a CDS encoding D-alanine--D-alanine ligase family protein: MTDSQINPRPSLNIVVLAGGESAERDISLQSGETVAQALSSRGHQVKTVDPSLVDLDTYDWGNCDVVFIALHGTYGEDGTIQSTLDRLGIPYSGCDAATSKLAFSKSASKERFIQHNVNTPSYVLIHESDNAQRIEQHARSMGYPLVVKPDAQGSSLGVSIVQTPEELPQALARCFHYDSFGILESAIKGTEWTVSVVDGQVLPLIQIQTPHEFFDYEAKYHEDSTQYLFEFELPTNVIQSIIKTGVNACEALGTTGIVRVDLLLDRFQKPWVLEVNTIPGFTDHSLVPKAAAKAGIDFGELCERALTTCLTQATHKPHN; encoded by the coding sequence ATGACCGATTCACAAATCAACCCCCGTCCCTCTTTGAATATTGTTGTTCTCGCTGGTGGGGAATCGGCTGAACGCGATATTAGTTTGCAGAGTGGCGAAACAGTGGCGCAAGCGTTATCGTCGCGCGGACATCAGGTCAAAACCGTCGATCCGTCTCTGGTCGATCTCGATACCTACGACTGGGGTAACTGTGATGTCGTCTTTATCGCCTTGCATGGAACGTATGGAGAAGACGGCACCATTCAAAGCACTTTGGATCGACTGGGGATTCCTTATTCAGGTTGCGACGCAGCGACTTCCAAACTGGCTTTCAGCAAGTCGGCTTCGAAAGAGCGATTTATTCAACACAATGTAAACACTCCCTCGTACGTTTTGATTCACGAATCGGACAACGCGCAGCGTATCGAACAGCATGCCCGCAGTATGGGCTATCCACTGGTTGTGAAGCCCGATGCACAAGGCTCCAGCTTGGGCGTCTCGATTGTGCAAACTCCTGAAGAACTGCCGCAGGCACTGGCGCGATGTTTTCATTACGATTCATTTGGAATTCTGGAATCAGCCATCAAAGGAACCGAATGGACGGTCAGCGTGGTCGACGGTCAGGTCCTACCCTTGATTCAAATTCAGACACCACACGAATTCTTTGACTACGAAGCCAAGTATCACGAAGATTCTACACAATATTTGTTCGAATTCGAGCTGCCCACGAACGTAATTCAGTCCATCATCAAAACGGGCGTGAATGCCTGTGAAGCGTTGGGGACGACAGGCATTGTCCGCGTGGATCTCCTGCTGGACCGTTTTCAGAAACCCTGGGTCCTGGAAGTGAATACGATCCCCGGTTTCACCGACCACAGTCTGGTCCCCAAAGCGGCTGCGAAAGCGGGCATCGACTTTGGCGAATTGTGCGAACGTGCTCTCACCACATGCCTGACACAGGCTACCCACAAGCCGCACAATTGA
- a CDS encoding HlyD family efflux transporter periplasmic adaptor subunit — protein MSFGSQDFSNQALRLRMRLDLQVQQLQFGGTTYWGIKDPISLQYYQLRDEEYFILKQLDGAASFEAIRRQYEQRFLPQKLDASHLQGFLSRLHQSGLIIADAIGQGEILLERQTEKQRQAFRSRFMNPLAIRFRGIDPHRFLNWLQPATALCFTPLFLLASLILMISATTLILTHVDTVVAQLPDFATFFDAKNLILLGVSLALVKIVHELGHALACRQFGGECHEMGVMLLAFIPCLYVNVSDAWTMPNKWHRIMVSSAGIFVELVISSVCVFLWWFSYPGLFHSLCLNIVFVCSVSTLLLNGNPLLRYDGYYILLDLIEVPNLRQRAQSIVSNRLHHWFFGHKADILLKEPRRLRRILFVYGIASMVYRWFIVIVILSVCYYVLEPYGLEIIAQVMGAFVLIGMLIVPLKSGLNEIQTYSKAGHIQWQRFLVRTSLVLLLLAGLIFIPLPHRITAPALIELKDAKPVYVTAPGFLKTAAAPQAELKPGSLIAELHNDQIEQEILKLTGLINEQEIRISTLQKRQLDDPEAAQELPTAEEQLADLKEQLQQRQTDLQRLSLKAPIAGTLIPAPTSPVSQEEGALSSWSGSPLDPENRNCFLERGTWLCSVGDPDQLQARLIVNQEDVEFISAGQSVRILLDEYPGTIFNGTIQEIAEIDIEDLHPNLIHREEITTELDPNGKRELSNTSYLARVTLEALAEQPLIHSSGQAKIAVSPESLGKKAYRQLRKTIRLFQ, from the coding sequence ATGTCGTTCGGCTCTCAAGATTTTTCGAATCAGGCACTGCGTTTGCGAATGCGATTGGATCTGCAGGTCCAACAATTGCAATTCGGCGGCACGACCTATTGGGGCATCAAAGATCCGATTTCGCTGCAATACTATCAACTGCGCGACGAAGAATATTTCATTCTGAAACAGCTGGATGGTGCTGCGTCCTTCGAAGCAATCAGGCGGCAATACGAACAACGCTTTCTGCCTCAAAAGCTGGATGCCTCGCACCTGCAGGGATTTTTATCGCGGCTGCATCAGTCGGGGCTGATCATTGCCGATGCGATTGGCCAGGGGGAAATTCTGCTGGAACGGCAAACCGAAAAACAGCGACAGGCATTCCGTTCCCGCTTCATGAACCCGCTGGCAATTCGTTTTCGCGGCATCGATCCTCACCGTTTTTTAAATTGGCTGCAGCCCGCAACCGCGCTCTGTTTTACTCCCCTGTTTCTGCTGGCATCACTGATTTTGATGATCTCAGCGACCACGTTAATTTTGACGCACGTCGATACTGTGGTCGCACAATTGCCCGACTTCGCAACGTTCTTTGACGCGAAGAACCTGATATTACTGGGCGTGAGCCTGGCGCTGGTGAAAATCGTACACGAACTGGGGCACGCACTAGCCTGCAGACAGTTTGGAGGCGAGTGTCATGAGATGGGTGTGATGCTGCTGGCATTCATTCCCTGCCTGTATGTGAATGTCAGTGATGCCTGGACCATGCCCAATAAGTGGCATCGCATTATGGTCAGCTCCGCGGGAATTTTTGTGGAACTGGTGATCTCGTCTGTCTGTGTGTTTCTGTGGTGGTTCTCCTATCCGGGCCTGTTTCATTCGCTCTGTCTGAACATTGTTTTTGTCTGTTCGGTGAGTACGCTGTTACTGAATGGCAACCCTCTGCTGCGTTATGATGGATACTATATCCTACTGGATCTGATCGAAGTTCCCAACTTGAGGCAGCGCGCACAATCGATCGTGTCGAATCGCCTGCATCACTGGTTCTTCGGTCACAAGGCCGACATCCTGCTCAAAGAGCCGCGACGGCTGAGACGAATTCTGTTTGTGTACGGGATCGCCTCTATGGTGTATCGCTGGTTTATTGTGATCGTGATTCTGTCCGTCTGTTATTATGTATTGGAACCGTATGGCCTGGAGATCATCGCCCAGGTCATGGGAGCCTTTGTTCTGATAGGAATGTTAATCGTGCCTTTGAAGTCCGGTCTCAACGAAATTCAGACGTATTCCAAAGCAGGTCATATTCAATGGCAGCGTTTTCTGGTTCGTACCTCACTGGTCCTGCTCTTGCTGGCAGGCCTGATCTTCATTCCCCTGCCTCACCGGATCACGGCTCCCGCACTGATCGAACTCAAAGATGCAAAGCCCGTGTATGTAACGGCACCCGGCTTTCTCAAAACAGCAGCAGCCCCCCAGGCGGAACTCAAACCTGGTTCGTTAATCGCCGAACTGCACAATGATCAAATCGAGCAGGAAATTCTCAAACTGACCGGCCTGATCAATGAGCAGGAAATCCGCATCTCCACGCTGCAAAAACGCCAACTGGATGACCCGGAAGCCGCCCAGGAACTTCCCACCGCAGAAGAACAGCTGGCCGACTTGAAAGAGCAACTCCAGCAGCGACAAACCGATTTGCAAAGACTCAGCCTGAAAGCCCCGATTGCCGGAACCCTGATTCCCGCGCCCACCTCTCCGGTTTCGCAGGAAGAGGGTGCACTTTCCAGCTGGTCAGGCTCTCCCCTCGACCCGGAAAATCGGAACTGTTTTCTGGAACGGGGAACCTGGCTCTGCTCGGTCGGCGATCCCGACCAGCTTCAGGCCCGCCTGATTGTGAATCAGGAAGATGTTGAGTTTATCTCTGCCGGTCAATCCGTGCGAATTCTGCTGGATGAATATCCGGGGACCATTTTCAACGGCACCATTCAGGAAATTGCGGAAATCGATATTGAAGACCTGCATCCCAACCTGATTCATCGTGAAGAAATCACCACGGAACTGGATCCCAACGGCAAACGGGAACTGAGCAACACGTCATATCTGGCCCGCGTCACTCTGGAAGCACTCGCCGAGCAACCGTTGATTCACTCGTCAGGGCAGGCGAAAATTGCGGTTTCACCCGAATCACTGGGAAAAAAAGCCTATCGGCAGCTCCGAAAAACGATTCGTCTGTTTCAATAA
- a CDS encoding efflux RND transporter periplasmic adaptor subunit, with the protein MYATRTLIILFTISALLLSGNCGPAVAADPTSGSNELRIDSVLVSLIEQVEVPAREVGQLNRMLVKEGASVQKGDVLAQIEATEAMLLMQQAKLEFTMAQLKAMNDVNLRFAQKSHEVARAELQRAEDSIKKYPKSISKTELDRLKLTAEKAELEIEQAAEESKTTKLEADLKRNAEQIAELAVQKRKVISPITGMVVQIMTREGEWVRPGDTVLRILKLDRLRAEGLINASRLQDRDLKDRPVVLLVNPGTKQQIKFKGKISFVSPEVNSVNNQTRIWAEIENPELKLKPGMRASLIIK; encoded by the coding sequence ATGTATGCCACGCGAACTTTGATTATTTTGTTCACCATCAGTGCCCTGCTTTTGTCAGGCAACTGCGGGCCTGCTGTTGCCGCTGATCCGACCAGCGGGTCGAACGAGTTGCGTATCGATTCGGTTCTGGTCAGCCTGATCGAGCAGGTGGAAGTCCCCGCGCGCGAAGTCGGCCAACTCAATCGCATGCTGGTGAAGGAAGGGGCATCGGTTCAGAAAGGGGACGTCCTGGCACAGATTGAAGCGACCGAAGCGATGCTGTTAATGCAGCAGGCGAAACTCGAATTTACAATGGCACAACTCAAAGCCATGAATGACGTGAATCTTCGTTTTGCGCAAAAGTCACATGAAGTCGCGAGAGCGGAACTGCAGCGGGCCGAAGATTCGATTAAGAAATATCCCAAGAGTATTTCCAAAACCGAGCTGGACCGATTGAAACTGACCGCAGAAAAAGCGGAACTGGAAATTGAACAGGCGGCCGAAGAATCCAAAACCACGAAACTGGAAGCCGACTTAAAACGAAATGCCGAGCAGATAGCCGAACTGGCGGTTCAGAAACGGAAAGTGATCTCGCCGATCACAGGCATGGTTGTGCAGATTATGACCAGAGAAGGCGAGTGGGTGCGTCCCGGCGATACGGTCCTGCGAATTTTGAAGCTGGATCGTCTGCGGGCCGAAGGACTGATCAACGCGTCGCGTCTCCAGGATCGCGATTTGAAAGATCGACCCGTGGTGCTGTTGGTCAATCCGGGGACGAAACAACAGATCAAATTCAAAGGCAAAATTTCGTTTGTCAGTCCTGAAGTGAATTCGGTCAACAACCAGACACGCATCTGGGCCGAAATTGAAAACCCGGAGTTGAAGCTCAAACCGGGCATGCGGGCTTCGCTGATCATCAAATAA
- a CDS encoding NHL repeat-containing protein has translation MDQRSLQHSHPSDSRRQFLKTAGSAVVGSFFAPAILGAEDKAGVKNPVLGEGAFQYEATHGWGEVPKHIQWGETHGVCVDEAGLIYIKHRSHSKTPMDAIVVFDPAGKFVRSFGKEYHGGGHGIDVRKEGSEEFLYLSDTKHGIVAKTNLKGDVVWTIGRPATPEHYKNAKNRYSPTNIAFAPDGGFYVGDGYGSHYIHKYTKDGKFEFSWGGSGTEPGKMKTPHGMWLDQRDGTPKIAVCDRANHRLQYFTLDGKHLGFVNTVSFPADIDIQGETMVVSDLHARVTLFDKENKVITHLGYNQDWTNRVLDGFKIRKQPQTWEAGRFIHPHDACFDHDGNLFVTEWVSVGRVSKLKKLS, from the coding sequence ATGGATCAGCGTTCCTTGCAGCACTCGCACCCGTCCGACTCTCGCCGCCAGTTCCTGAAAACCGCCGGTAGTGCGGTCGTCGGAAGTTTTTTCGCGCCGGCGATTCTCGGTGCGGAAGATAAAGCGGGCGTCAAGAATCCCGTGCTGGGTGAAGGCGCATTCCAATACGAGGCCACTCATGGTTGGGGAGAAGTACCCAAACACATTCAATGGGGCGAAACGCACGGCGTGTGTGTCGACGAAGCCGGCTTGATTTATATCAAGCATCGTTCACACTCAAAAACGCCCATGGATGCGATCGTCGTGTTTGATCCTGCTGGAAAATTCGTGCGGTCGTTCGGCAAGGAATATCATGGCGGCGGGCATGGCATTGATGTTCGCAAAGAAGGCTCAGAAGAGTTTTTGTATCTCTCGGATACGAAACATGGAATTGTCGCCAAAACGAATCTGAAAGGGGACGTGGTCTGGACCATCGGCCGTCCTGCCACTCCTGAACATTACAAGAATGCCAAAAATCGCTACAGTCCCACCAACATTGCCTTTGCCCCCGATGGGGGATTTTATGTCGGCGACGGATATGGATCGCACTACATTCATAAATATACGAAAGATGGCAAATTCGAATTCAGCTGGGGCGGCAGCGGGACCGAGCCCGGCAAGATGAAAACGCCGCACGGGATGTGGCTCGATCAACGTGACGGCACACCGAAAATTGCGGTCTGCGACCGGGCCAACCACCGTTTGCAATATTTCACATTGGATGGAAAACATCTCGGTTTTGTCAATACGGTCAGCTTTCCAGCCGATATTGATATACAGGGTGAAACGATGGTCGTTTCCGATCTGCATGCACGGGTCACCTTGTTTGACAAAGAGAACAAAGTCATCACGCATTTAGGCTATAACCAGGACTGGACGAATCGCGTGCTGGATGGCTTTAAAATTCGTAAGCAACCCCAAACCTGGGAAGCCGGACGATTTATTCACCCGCACGATGCCTGCTTTGATCACGACGGCAATCTGTTTGTCACGGAATGGGTCTCAGTCGGCCGGGTCAGTAAGTTGAAAAAGCTCAGCTGA